The genomic segment CTGCGCGCTGCGCGAGATGATGTTCTGGGTGCCGCAGACCGGGTCGATCGGCATCGGCCTGTCGATCCTGAGCTACGACAACCGCGTGCATTTCGGCCTCGTCGCCGATGCGCGTCTGGTGCCCGATCCCGATGCCGCGATCGCTCACTTCCGGCGCGAGTTCGACACGCTGTTGTATCTGGCGATGATGGGCGACTGGTCGCAGGCACTCGATGCGCAGGCGGCGGAGGCGATGCTCGACTGACGGCGCGCTGCATGGGTATCCGTGCTGAACGATGTCCGTCCAGACGCATTCCCCGTCACCCCGCGTGCATTCTGAACACGCTAAGTTCGGCTCCGAATTCAACGTTCCGGGCACCTTCGCCCGCACCGGATACCAGGAGACCGACACCATGCGCAGACTCACCACTGCAGGCCTCACCACCGCGCTCGCCAGCACCCTGCTGCTTTCCAGCTGCGCCACCTACACCGGCCAGACCAACGCGCCGGACGACGCGAACCGGACCCGTAACAACGCACTGATCGGCGCGGGCATCGGCGCGGTTGCCGGCCTGCTCAGCGGTGGCGACGCGACCGAGCGTCGTCAGCGCGCGATGGTCGGCGCCGGTGTCGGCGGCCTCGCCGGCGGTGCGGTCGGCGTCTATCAGGATCGTCAGGAAGCCGAACTGCGTCGTCAGACCCAGGGCACCGGCATCCAGGTCGACCGCGATGGCGACGTAATCAAGCTCAACCTGC from the Luteimonas fraxinea genome contains:
- a CDS encoding OmpA family protein, with the protein product MRRLTTAGLTTALASTLLLSSCATYTGQTNAPDDANRTRNNALIGAGIGAVAGLLSGGDATERRQRAMVGAGVGGLAGGAVGVYQDRQEAELRRQTQGTGIQVDRDGDVIKLNLPDGVTFDFGKADLKSQFYPALNNVARTLAEYDQTIVEISGHTDSVGTDAVNQRLSQQRADSVGNYLMGQGLLRQRFEIVGFGKTRPIADNSTDQGRALNRRVEIRVIPLQS